From a region of the Gossypium raimondii isolate GPD5lz chromosome 10, ASM2569854v1, whole genome shotgun sequence genome:
- the LOC105778641 gene encoding two-component response regulator ARR17-like has product MLGSGGGSGSCSKDMAVELGDEPHVLVVDDSLIDRKLVERLLKNSSCKVTTAENALRAVNYLRLGNDTLEGTVSEVNMIITDYCMPGMTGYELLKKIKESSVLKEVPVVIMSSENIPTRINQCLEEGAKMFMLKPLKRSDVKQLKWHLMKCRS; this is encoded by the exons ATGCTTGGTTCTGGTGGTGGAAGTGGCAGCTGTTCCAAGGACATGGCGGTGGAGTTAGGAGATGAACCCCATGTTTTAGTTGTGGATGATAGCCTCATTGATAGGAAACTGGTTGAGAGACTGCTCAAGAACTCCTCTTGCAAAG TGACTACAGCAGAGAATGCACTGAGGGCTGTGAATTATTTGAGACTGGGAAATGATACATTGGAAGGCACT GTTTCTGAGGTTAATATGATAATAACAGATTACTGCATGCCTGGAATGACCGGCTATGAACTGCTCAAGAAAATCAAG GAATCATCCGTTCTCAAGGAAGTCCCTGTTGTAATCATGTCATCCGAAAACATACCCACTCGTATCAATCA GTGCTTGGAGGAAGGTGCAAAGATGTTCATGCTAAAGCCACTGAAGCGGTCTGATGTGAAGCAACTCAAATGGCACTTGATGAAATGCAGGAGCTGA
- the LOC105778640 gene encoding two-component response regulator ARR17: MLGSGGGSGSCSKDMAVELGDEPHVLVVDDSLIDRKLVERLLKNSSCKVTTAENALRAVEYLRLGNDTLEGTVSEVNMIITDYCMPGMTGYELLKKIKESSVLKEVPVIIMSSENIPTRISQCLEEGAKMFMLKPLKRSDVKQLKWHLMKCRN; the protein is encoded by the exons ATGCTTGGTTCTGGCGGTGGAAGTGGTAGCTGTTCCAAGGACATGGCGGTGGAGTTAGGAGATGAACCCCATGTTTTAGTTGTGGATGATAGCCTCATTGATAGGAAACTGGTTGAGAGACTGCTCAAGAACTCCTCTTGCAAAG TGACTACAGCAGAGAATGCACTGAGGGCTGTGGAATATTTGAGACTGGGAAATGATACATTGGAAGGCACT GTTTCTGAGGTCAATATGATAATAACAGATTACTGCATGCCTGGAATGACCGGCTATGAACTGCTCAAGAAAATCAAG GAATCATCCGTTCTCAAGGAAGTCCCTGTTATAATCATGTCATCCGAAAACATACCCACTCGTATCAGTCA ATGCTTGGAGGAAGGTGCAAAGATGTTCATGCTGAAGCCACTGAAGCGGTCTGATGTGAAGCAACTCAAATGGCACTTGATGAAATGCAGGAACTGA